Below is a genomic region from Streptomyces sp. RPA4-2.
ACTCACCATCACCGACCTGCACGGCAACCAGGCCGTCGACTTCCTCGCGTACGACGCCCACGACCCGTCCGTCCGCTACAGCGCGCCCGACACGATCCAGGCGCAGGGCAACATCTTCCTGACGGCCGGCAGCGTGCTGATGTCCAACGAGCACACCCCCCTGATGACCGTGGTGTCCGACGACGTCGGCCGGCACGACACGGTCGGCGGCGCCTGCTCCAAGGAGTCGAACACGCTGCGGTACGGCCACCACACCTGGTCGCAGCACGCCTGCGTGGACAACTTCCTCGCGCGCGGCGCCCGGCACGGCCTCGGCAAGCGCGACCTCGTCTCGAACATCAACTGGTACATGAACGTGCCGGTCGAGAAGGACGGCACCCTCGGCATCGTCGACGGCCTCTCGGCCCCGGGCCTCGCCCTGACCCTGCGCGCCGCACGCGATGTCCTCGTCCTGGTCTCCAACTGCCCCCAGATCAACAACCCCTGCAACGGCTTCGAACCGACCGCCGTGCGGATGAGCGTAGGGACGGCGGAATGAGCTTCGACACGCTGCTGGTCGCCAACCGGGGCGAGATCGCGGTCCGGATCATCCGCACCGCGCGCGAACTCGGCCTCCGCACGGTCGCGGTGTACTCCGACCCCGACCGCTCGGCACCGCACGTCCGGCTCGCCGACGAGGCCGTCCGGCTGGGCCCGGCCCCCGCGAAGGACTCGTACCTCGACGCCGACCTGGTCCTGAAGGCGGCCAAGGACACCG
It encodes:
- a CDS encoding urea amidolyase associated protein UAAP2 — its product is MTTGTSAATTVVPARAAWSSVIRAGGTLTITDLHGNQAVDFLAYDAHDPSVRYSAPDTIQAQGNIFLTAGSVLMSNEHTPLMTVVSDDVGRHDTVGGACSKESNTLRYGHHTWSQHACVDNFLARGARHGLGKRDLVSNINWYMNVPVEKDGTLGIVDGLSAPGLALTLRAARDVLVLVSNCPQINNPCNGFEPTAVRMSVGTAE